The sequence GGACTGGTGTTCGAGGTGAAGGGGCTCGCGGACCTGCCGCTGCGCGCTGGGGCTCGCAGGAAGAATGAGCCCCAGCGCCCCACGCAGCGTCCCGGTGGACGCAAGCCCCGTCCCCCCGCGCGGCGTCATGGAGGCCCGCGCTACCAGCCCGTGTGAGCCGATGCCCCTGGCTCAGAAGGCCCAGCCCACCGTCAGCTCCACGCGCTCACCGGCGGACCAGGTGCGGTGGCTGGACTTCGACTCGTCGAAACTGGCCTCATCAACCTCATCGACCCCGGCGCCCAGGACCGGCATGCGCGAGGTACTGCTGCCGCGCGAGTACCTGGCGTCGAGTCCGGCTCCGAACTGGATGGCGAGCCCCCGCCCCACGATGGCGCTGTAACCCAGGAGCGCGGCGCCGCCGACACTCCATTCGCTCGAGTCGATGGTCGCGTTCTCCAACAGGCCGAAGCCAATACCCCGGACCTGCGACTGCTGATGGGAGATGCTGAGCCGGGGCGAGAGCCAGAGTCCCTCGGGGGCCGTCCCCGTCAGGAAGAGGCGGGCCATCGGCTCGGCGCCAACCATGAAGCTGGACTGGTTGGACCCTCCCTGCATGCTCGTGAAGGGACTGGTGGCCTCGGACCGGGTCTTCTGCTGGCCGAGGCCCGCGCGCATGTTGAGCCCCACGGACAGGCGCGGGCTCAACACGCGCTCGCCTCCGACTTCCAGCGTGGAGCTGCTGATGAACGGCAGCACGGAGATGCCCAGGACGGTGCGGCGCTCCTGCGGCAGAGGCGCGGACAGCTCGTCCGCGGCGGCGGTGACGGAGGTGGACAGCAGGACGGTCATCAGCAGTGCATGGATGTGTTTCATCGGTGAAGCGCCCCCTCTGGAGAGCAGATGGCCCGCACGGCCGGGCCTGCGCCGGGCCACTGCAACCCGCGTGCACAACATCGCGTCAGAGGGGACGCCGTGACTTCGTGGCAGCGCGCCGTGCCAGCGTGTCAGTGCTCCGCGAACACCGCCTGTCACGCTGACACCAGGCGCGTTGGCCATGGCTCGAGGTGCCGCTCGCCGTCGCGCTGGATGGCTCAGAAGGCCCAGCCCACCGCCAACTCCACGCGCTCCCCGACGGACCAGGAGTGGCTGCTCGATTCCGACATCGTGAGCTCGTCACCCGTGCTGGAGACGAGGGTGAGCATCGCCTGGGTGTCGCGCCTGTACTGGGCATCGAACCCGGCTCCGAACTGGATGGCGAGCCCCCGTCCCACGATGGTGCTGTAGCCCAGGAGCGCGGCGCCGCCGACACTCCACCCGCCCGTGTTGAGATTGGTCTCCCCTGCGGAACCCACGTAGTGCGTCTTCACCCACTCACGAGCGACGTTGAGCCGGGGCGACAACCAGAGGCCCTCGGGGGCCATCCCCATCAGGAAGAAACGGGCCATCGGCTCGGCGCCAAACCTATAGCTGGACCGCTTGGACTCCCTCTCCGCGTTCGGCAATGAGCCGGTGTCCTCGGTCTTGTACCGGTCGTGGCCAAGTCCCACCTGCAGGCCGAGCCCCACGGACACGCGAGGATTCACCACCCGTTCGCCTCCCACTTCCAGGACGCCGTTTCCGAGAAGCGGGACGAAAGAGATGCCCAGGATGGTGCGGCGCGCTTGCGACGCTTCGGTGGAAGGAAGGTCATCCGCCATGGCGGTGACGGACGTGGACAGGAGTGCGGTCATCAGCAGCGTGTGGATGTGATTCATTGGCAAATCCCCCTTTTGGGATGGGATGTGCACGGCCTTCCGGGCGCGTGCCTGTGCTGCTTTTGCAATCCGCATGCACATCCGAGGGATACCGAGACCGTGCCAGCGTGTCGGTGCTCTGCCTGCATTGCCTCTCACGCTGACAGCGGGAGCG comes from Pyxidicoccus parkwaysis and encodes:
- a CDS encoding autotransporter outer membrane beta-barrel domain-containing protein, yielding MKHIHALLMTVLLSTSVTAAADELSAPLPQERRTVLGISVLPFISSSTLEVGGERVLSPRLSVGLNMRAGLGQQKTRSEATSPFTSMQGGSNQSSFMVGAEPMARLFLTGTAPEGLWLSPRLSISHQQSQVRGIGFGLLENATIDSSEWSVGGAALLGYSAIVGRGLAIQFGAGLDARYSRGSSTSRMPVLGAGVDEVDEASFDESKSSHRTWSAGERVELTVGWAF